The DNA region ATAAATTATCCGCTTCAGCATCAATCATTCCTGATCAAAACAGTTCACGAGGGATCAGCGCTTCTGTTTCCGGAAAAGCTGTTTCAGCATTGCCCGCCGAAGAACTATATCAGCGGGGAATTGAGGCCTATCATGGCAAAGATTTTCAACAGGCTGAAACGCTGTTGAATGCCGCCTGTTCCAAACAACCGGAATCCATCGATTTCCGCCTTGCACGGGCGTTTCTCAAGGCCGATCAGGGCTTGATTGAAAAGGCCTGGTCAGAATGTGAGACCATATTGCAATTTGATAATCTCTGTGCGGATGCCTATTATCTCAAAGGTGTCCTTCTACTGCAAAAATCCGAATTTTCAGACGCTGAAACCTGTTTTCGACGCTGTATTTATTGTGATCCGCATCATTTGCCGGGTTTATATTTTTTGACCATGGCACTCGAAGAACAGACGTTATGGGATGCCGTGAAAAAAAACTGTATCCAGATTCTTGATCTGCTGAAAACAAGTCAGGAGTTTCCGCTGACCAAGCCCTGGCAGACAGACTGGTCGCTATCACGAATCCAGAGCGATTGTGAAGATAAACTCAAAAATATGTAGAGGTTAGCGTTCATGAGCCAGTTAACGGAAATCCTTTCAACAGAAGAACTGCAGAGCAATGCCGGCAAATACAGAGACCGGGACATCACTCAAAATATGCAGATGGAAACCTTGCTGATCTTTTCACTGGAAAAAAGATGGTATGGTTGCTCAGCATCAGAATTGAGTGAGGTCTTTCCCCTGTTATCGGTAACACCTCTGCCCTTCACGCATCCCTCCATTCTGGGGCTGACCAATGTCAGGGGCGATTTGTTGCTGGTGTGTGATATCCGGAAATATTTTGGACTTTCTTCCGCGTTAACAGCCAGTTCAATTATCGTGGTGCATGACCAGACAAGCCGTACAGGAATCCTGGCGGAAACAGTGAAAGGCGTCGATCACATTCCTTTGTCCATGTTTCAACCGGCACTGGAAAACCGTACAGGGATTCCCCATGAATTTATCGAGGGCGTTACCATGTATCAGGGGGAAATTTTGTTGTGGCTCAGTCTGAAGCAAATTGCCCGAAAGCTGGAGGATGCCATGAAATAGCACGGGCCAAAATTCTGTTCCCCCCCCGAAATTGTAGGGGCGACCGGCAGGTCGCCCGGGGATATCAACACCAAATCGTAGGGGCGACCGGCGGGTCGCCCGGGGATATTAACACCAAATCGTAGGGGCGACCGGCGGGTCGCCCGGGGATATTAACACCAAATCGTAGGGGCGACCGGCGGGTCGCCCGGGGATATCAACACAATATTATTGAGGTCACATGAATCAGGAAATAAATGGTGTCAACACAGCCTCCCATCAAGTTCTTCTTCGTAAAAGCATCCGCACTCGTCTGGTAATGGGGCTGGGTGCGTTTATCGTCAGTACCATGTTTCTGATCGGAGTGTTCAGCAGTTACAACGCCTCCATCCTGCTTGAACAGGGACTGAATATTAATCTGAACAACAAGATCAGTTACAAATCAGCCATTATCCAGAAAACACTGGGGGCTATTGTGGACGACGTGGGCTTCTTCGCCAAAGCCACAGCCCTTCATGGCATGGTCAGGGCTTCAAACAACAACGGTGTCGATCCGTTAACCCATCTTTCCTACAATGAATGGAAAGACCAGCTCGCTGAATTGTTCTATCACACAGTGAACTATAAAAAGCATTACATGCAATTGCGATTCATTGGAAAAGATGGACAGGAACTGGTTCGGGTGGATGGCAATGGAATCAAGGCAACCCTAATTCCCGGTAAAGAATTACAAAACAAAAGCACTCGTGAATATTTTATTAAAACCGCGGTTCTGCCAAACAACGAAATCTATGTTTCTCCTCTGGATCTGAATGTGGAACGCGGAGAAATCGAACATCCATTCAAACCTGTGATCCGTTACAGCACTCCGATTTTTGACGAAAAAAACGTGTTTGCGGGCATCGTGATTGTCAATATTCTTGCAAAAGATTTCCTGGATACACTCGCTGATGACAGTGACGAGGCCGTATACCTCCTGAATCAGGAAGGTTATTATTTGAAGCACCCGGATCCTGAAAAGGAATGGGGATTCATGTTAAACAAGGATACTCGTATCCAGCAGGATTATCCCAAACAGGCAAACATTCTGCTTTCAGGCACACCAGGTGTGGTCACAGCAGGTGACAGGCTTTTATTTTATGCTCCAATTGATGTCAACAACCGGTTGGGAATTCGCTGGACCCTTGTGATGGATGCGGACAAACAGCAAATTTTTACACCCATCTATACCTGGCAGCTTCATCTGGCGATCTTCTCATTACTGGTGCTTTTTGTCAGTTTTGTGATTGCCTTTTTTTTCATTGAAAAGCTGATGGCACCACTCCACTCCGCAATCACTGTGATTGATAAGGTCGCAATGGGAGATCTCACCATTGATATTCAGGTAACCACTGAGGATGAAATCGGACAATTGATGACTTCTGTCAAAACGATGGTGGATTCCATGAACACACTGGCAGGAGAACTCCAGGATGGAACCCTTCAACTCACAGCCTCCTCCAATCAGATTTCGGCCTCTGCCATGGAACAGATGAGAAACATCACCGGGCAATATGAAACCTTGAATAATTTTTCTGCAAGCCTGAATGAACTGGCCGCTACTTCCACCCAACTTGGAAAAAACACGGAGCAAATTGTAGAAACTTCCCGTAATGCGATAGTTCTGGCAAATCAGGGAAATCAGGCGGTGGCTGATTCCCTCAATAGCATTGAAAACATTCAGCAGACCAATGTGGGAACCTCAGAAAAATTCAAACTGCTGGTCGAAAAGGTGGAGAACATCGCCAAGGTTCTGTTAACCATTACCAAAATTGCTGATAAAACCAATTTGTTGTCGGTCAATGCTTCCATTGAGGCTGTCAAAGCTGGTGAATCTGGCAAGGGCTTTGGCGTGGTGGCCGCTGAAATACGTCGACTTGCGGACCAGACCGTTCTGGCCTCCCAGGACATTGAAAATATCATCACCGAAATCCAGAAAGCGGCCAGTACGGCCATGATGAGTATGGACAAACTACAGGCAACCACCATGGATGGACTGGAACAGGCACAAACCGCGGGAACCTCCTTTCAGGAACTGATTGAAGCGGTTCAAACCATTGGTCCCAGTCTGGAAGAAATGCGGGAGGGAATCCTCCAGCAGGCTCAAAGCACAGTTCAGATGACGCATAGCCTTCAGCAAATTCAGCATACGGCCGATGAAAACCGGTTGAGTTCGGAACAAACGTCTCAAACCACAGTCAATTTATCGCAAATGGCACAGCAACAAATGGAAATCGCGCAAAGATTCAAAGTGGAAAAACGAAGATCCGCAATTTCCAGAAAAGATCCTCAGTTCCGTGAATGAGCAAGGTTGGTTGATCGCATGAAAAATATTTCCTGTTTCCGGAGTGATGTCTGATGGATTATGACAACCTGTCGATGCTGGAGCTGTTTCAGCTCGAATGCGATGAACTGCTTCCACAGTTGGAACGTCTGATTCTGACACTTGAAAACGCCGGAGAATCCCGGAAAAGCATGTTTGAAATCGCCCGCATTGTTCACACCCTGAAAGGCGCGTCGCTGACGGTCATGGCAGAAGAAGTGAATGCGTTCACTCATGCCCTGGAAGATTATCTTGGACCGTTGAAAAACAGAGAGGTGCTCACTCCGAAAGAAACAGACTACATTCTGGCCACCATGGACTGGTTGCGCTTTCTGATTGGGCAAACCATTGCTGGAAAACCTGTCCCTGAAGAAGTTTTGCAGGTGATAGAGTCCATTTCCAAAGGAGAACCTTTTCCACCGATAGACGGTGCGCCATCACCTGAAACACCCCGCGACATTCCGCCTGAAATCCCTGATTTTCCGGAACAGACTCCTGTGAGTTCTCACAATATTGAGCCTGTGGTTGTTGAACAGAAATCGAGTGTGAAAATCAGTGAAGAGCAAAATCTGTTTCAGGATTCCTCCCAAAGCACTCAGCGCATAGCCGTCCAGACTCTGAACCGCCTGTTTAATCTTTCAGGTGAACTGTATGTCCGAAGTCACGGAATCGCCAAACTCAAAGACAACATGTCAGGCTTGTTCAAATCGTTGTCTCTCCTGAATCAAAAAAGCCGGCTCATGCCACACCTGAGTCCACGGACAGACAACGAAGAGTCCTTTCAGAATCTGCACAACAGCATGTTGGAGTTTCAGAAACTGACGGCGGATATTCAAGCCCGCTTTTATTCAATGTATGAATATACAGATGAACTCAACCTCCAGTTTCAGCAACTCACTGAAACCTTGCGTGAAGAAACCATGACAGCACGCATGGTTCCGCTTTCCCTGCTGTTTGATACGATCCCCCGGATGGTTCGGGAAATTTCCCAGGGACTTGGTAAAAAGGTACGGTTTCAGATCAACGGTGACGACACCCGTATCGACAAAGCCATGATTGAACGGATCAAGGCACCGCTGGAACATTTGATCCGCAATGCCCTGGATCATGGTATTGAAAGTCCGGACATGCGCAAACAACGAGGCAAATCCGCTGAAGGAACGCTCACCCTTTCAGCATTTCAACGGGGCGATGAAGTTCATATTGAACTGGAAGATGATGGCGGTGGAATCAATCTGGAAAAACTCCGGGAAAAAATCGTCAGTCTGAATCTGTTATCGGCAGAAAAAATTCAATATCTGAAAACGGATGAGTTGCTCGATTTTATTTTTTTACCCGGAGTGACCACCCGCAAAGAAGTCAGCAGTCTTTCCGGACGGGGCATTGGCATGGATGTGGTAAAATTTGAAATCGAAAAAATGCATGGCAAAGTCATCACTCGCTCTGAACCCGGCCAATACACGGCCTTCACGTTGCGTTTGCCACTGAGTTTGGCCATCACGCACACTTTGTTGATGGAAGCCTCCGGACAATTATATGCCATTCCAACCAGCATGGTTGAGCAATATTTTGTGATCGAGACCGGGCAAATAGAACAGATCGGTGGAAAGAATGTGGTGACCATTGACGGGAAGCCTCATCTTGTCGCATGGCTCAGTGAGTTGATGGGCAATCCACTCCCCGAATTCAT from SAR324 cluster bacterium includes:
- a CDS encoding purine-binding chemotaxis protein CheW; protein product: MSQLTEILSTEELQSNAGKYRDRDITQNMQMETLLIFSLEKRWYGCSASELSEVFPLLSVTPLPFTHPSILGLTNVRGDLLLVCDIRKYFGLSSALTASSIIVVHDQTSRTGILAETVKGVDHIPLSMFQPALENRTGIPHEFIEGVTMYQGEILLWLSLKQIARKLEDAMK
- a CDS encoding methyl-accepting chemotaxis protein; this encodes MNQEINGVNTASHQVLLRKSIRTRLVMGLGAFIVSTMFLIGVFSSYNASILLEQGLNINLNNKISYKSAIIQKTLGAIVDDVGFFAKATALHGMVRASNNNGVDPLTHLSYNEWKDQLAELFYHTVNYKKHYMQLRFIGKDGQELVRVDGNGIKATLIPGKELQNKSTREYFIKTAVLPNNEIYVSPLDLNVERGEIEHPFKPVIRYSTPIFDEKNVFAGIVIVNILAKDFLDTLADDSDEAVYLLNQEGYYLKHPDPEKEWGFMLNKDTRIQQDYPKQANILLSGTPGVVTAGDRLLFYAPIDVNNRLGIRWTLVMDADKQQIFTPIYTWQLHLAIFSLLVLFVSFVIAFFFIEKLMAPLHSAITVIDKVAMGDLTIDIQVTTEDEIGQLMTSVKTMVDSMNTLAGELQDGTLQLTASSNQISASAMEQMRNITGQYETLNNFSASLNELAATSTQLGKNTEQIVETSRNAIVLANQGNQAVADSLNSIENIQQTNVGTSEKFKLLVEKVENIAKVLLTITKIADKTNLLSVNASIEAVKAGESGKGFGVVAAEIRRLADQTVLASQDIENIITEIQKAASTAMMSMDKLQATTMDGLEQAQTAGTSFQELIEAVQTIGPSLEEMREGILQQAQSTVQMTHSLQQIQHTADENRLSSEQTSQTTVNLSQMAQQQMEIAQRFKVEKRRSAISRKDPQFRE
- a CDS encoding hybrid sensor histidine kinase/response regulator gives rise to the protein MDYDNLSMLELFQLECDELLPQLERLILTLENAGESRKSMFEIARIVHTLKGASLTVMAEEVNAFTHALEDYLGPLKNREVLTPKETDYILATMDWLRFLIGQTIAGKPVPEEVLQVIESISKGEPFPPIDGAPSPETPRDIPPEIPDFPEQTPVSSHNIEPVVVEQKSSVKISEEQNLFQDSSQSTQRIAVQTLNRLFNLSGELYVRSHGIAKLKDNMSGLFKSLSLLNQKSRLMPHLSPRTDNEESFQNLHNSMLEFQKLTADIQARFYSMYEYTDELNLQFQQLTETLREETMTARMVPLSLLFDTIPRMVREISQGLGKKVRFQINGDDTRIDKAMIERIKAPLEHLIRNALDHGIESPDMRKQRGKSAEGTLTLSAFQRGDEVHIELEDDGGGINLEKLREKIVSLNLLSAEKIQYLKTDELLDFIFLPGVTTRKEVSSLSGRGIGMDVVKFEIEKMHGKVITRSEPGQYTAFTLRLPLSLAITHTLLMEASGQLYAIPTSMVEQYFVIETGQIEQIGGKNVVTIDGKPHLVAWLSELMGNPLPEFMTNIRMPALMFRMDNTDVVVIADHFAGESEVVVKPLDPRLKKVQNLMGATLLNDGRIALVVDVIDFLHTIRESQYQALQNKMVQKPEQAVKKILIVEDSLTIREMERKMLQKAGYDVTLAVDGLDGMNKIRQQLFDLIISDIDMPRMNGLELTRSLKADEKYRQIPLVIVSYKDRAEDRKRGMEAGADHYIAKNQFDSGEFLQLIQRLIL